From Glycine soja cultivar W05 chromosome 4, ASM419377v2, whole genome shotgun sequence, the proteins below share one genomic window:
- the LOC114408510 gene encoding catalase-4 has translation MDPYKHRPSSAFNSPFWTTNSGAPIWNNNSSLTVGARGPILLEDYHLVEKLANFDRERIPERVVHARGASAKGFFEVTHDISHLTCADFLRAPGVQTPVIVRFSTVIHERGSPETLRDPRGFAVKFYTREGNFDLVGNNLPVFFVRDGMKFPDMVHALKPNPKNHIQENWRILDFFSHFPESLHMFTFLFDDLGVPQDYRHMDGFGVNTYTLINKAGKAVYVKFHWKTTSGIKCLLEEEAIKVGGANHSHATQDLHDSIAAGNYPEWKLFVQTIDPEHEDKFDFDPLDVTKTWPEDIIPLQPVGRLVLNKNIDNFFAENEQLAFCPAIVVPGVYYSDDKMLQTRIFSYADSQRHRLGPNYLQLPANAPKCAHHNNHHEGFMNFIHRDEEVNYFPSRYDPVRHAERFPIPPAICSGRREKCGIEKENNFKQPGERYRSWAPDRQDRFARRWVDALSDPRVTHEIRSVWISYWSQADRSLGQKIASHLSTRPNI, from the exons ATGGATCCCTACAAG CACCGGCCATCCAGCGCCTTCAATTCTCCCTTCTGGACTACAAATTCTGGTGCTCCTATTTGGAACAACAACTCCTCTTTAACCGTTGGAgctagag GTCCAATTCTGCTGGAGGATTATCATCTTGTGGAGAAGCTTGCAAATTTTGATAGGGAACGTATCCCAGAACGTGTTGTCCATGCCAGGGGCGCTAGTGCAAAGGGTTTCTTTGAGGTCACCCATGACATTTCTCACCTGACATGTGCAGATTTCCTTCGAGCCCCTGGAGTTCAGACGCCTGTAATTGTTCGTTTCTCAACTGTCATTCATGAGCGTGGTAGCCCTGAAACCTTGAGGGACCCTCGAGGTTTTGCCGTGAAGTTTTACACCAGAGAG GGTAACTTTGACCTTGTTGGAAACAACCTTCCCGTCTTCTTTGTACGTGATGGCATGAAGTTTCCAGATATGGTTCATGCTCTTAAACCCAATCCCAAGAACCACATCCAGGAGAATTGGAGGATCCTTGACTTCTTCTCTCACTTTCCAGAAAGCCTTCACATGTTCACCTTTTTATTTGATGATTTGGGTGTTCCACAAGATTACAGGCATATGGATGGTTTTGGAGTTAACACATACACACTGATCAACAAGGCTGGGAAAGCAGTGTATGTGAAATTTCACTGGAAGACCACTAGTGGTATAAAGTGTCTATTGGAGGAAGAGGCCATTAAGGTGGGAGGAGCCAACCACAGCCATGCCACTCAAGACCTTCATGATTCAATTGCTGCTGGTAACTATCCTGAGTGGAAACTGTTCGTTCAGACAATAGATCCTGAGCATGAAGACAAATTTGACTTTGACCCTCTTGATGTTACTAAGACTTGGCCTGAGGACATTATACCCTTGCAGCCTGTTGGTCGCTTGGTCCTGAATAAAAACATAGATAATTTCTTTGCTGAGAATGAACAACTTGCATTTTGCCCTGCCATTGTGGTTCCTGGTGTATACTACTCAGATGATAAGATGCTTCAGACCAGGATATTCTCTTATGCTGATTCACAAAGGCACAGACTTGGACCAAACTATCTGCAACTTCCTGCTAATGCTCCCAAGTGTGCTCACCACAATAATCATCATGAAGGTTTCATGAATTTCATTCACAGGGATGAGGAG GTCAATTACTTCCCTTCAAGGTATGATCCTGTTCGTCATGCAGAAAGGTTCCCCATACCTCCTGCTATCTGCAGTGGAAGGCGTGAAAAG TGTGGAATTGAGAAGGAGAACAACTTCAAGCAGCCCGGAGAGAGATACCGGTCTTGGGCACCTGACAG GCAAGATAGATTTGCTCGCCGATGGGTTGATGCTTTATCTGACCCACGGGTCACCCATGAGATCCGCAGTGTCTGGATATCATACTGGTCTCAG GCTGACCGTTCTCTAGGCCAAAAGATAGCTTCTCATCTCAGCACGAGGCcaaatatttaa
- the LOC114408511 gene encoding uncharacterized protein LOC114408511 isoform X1: MIADSACSKSHRMVLPSNLWSISWVSWKIRATQALVYGIGLSEERHGQAAGRRLLGLVRGQPLCDDGQLFSAMVVRKPLGTELLTKANFNWKITWASKLEKCYCIVVLPQNELEVKAEDTTYTIPCLLLLPNSTQVLCILSIPYSLYMQGPMFWAMMISEQKVAHLALKPLGRNNAIDGTCGVGTKEPQLIFASADSESYIVYLGSHSHGPNPSASDLESATNSHYKLLGSHLGKEWNASGPMHVDLLEGALQRQTSVELQTNLWSPWLSKDGSLVLSVQNHLHYLKSHGVISQGYSSPWYFTCFFLLIISC, translated from the exons ATGATAGCCGACTCGGCGTGCTCCAAGAGCCACCGGATGGTCTTGCCGTCGAACTTGTGGTCGATCTCTTGGGTCAGCTGGAAGATCCGGGCGACGCAGGCGTTGGTCTACGGCATTGGTCTCTCCGAGGAGAGACATGGCCAAGCTGCAGGTCGGCGTCTCCTTGGTCTGGTGCGAGGGCAACCGTTGTGTGACGACGGACAACTCTTCTCTGCCATGGTGGTTCGCAAGCCGTTGGGCACTGAATTGTTAACAAAGGCAAACTTCAATTG gAAAATAACTTGGGCCTCAAAGCTTGAGAAGTGTTATTGCATCGTTGTTCTACCACAAAATGAGTTGGAAGTGAAAGCAGAAGACACAACATACACTATACCATGCCTTCTGCTCCTTCCAAACTCTACGCAGGTTCTCTGCATTCTCTCAATCCCTTATTCACTATATATGCAGGGTCCGATGTTTTGGGCGATGATGATATCAGAGCAGAAGGTGGCTCATTTGGCATTGAAGCCGTTGGGGAGGAACAATGCAATTGATGGAACGTGTGGAGTTGGAACGAAAGAACCCCAGCTTATTTTCGCTTCTGCAGACAGTGAg TCTTATATTGTATACTTAGGATCACATTCTCATGGCCCAAACCCTTCAGCAAGTGATCTTGAGTCTGCAACGAATTCCCATTACAAATTATTAGGCTCACACTTGGGGAAG GAGTGGAATGCTTCGGGGCCTATGCACGTGGATTTGCTAGAGGGTGCCTTGCAACGCCAAACA TCAGTTGAACTCCAAACTAATCTCTGGTCTCCCTGGCTTTCCAAGGATGGAAGTCTTGTACTGAGCGTCCAAAACCACCTT CACTACCTGAAAAGTCATGGGGTTATATCCCAGGGCTATAGCTCTCCCTGGTATTTTACATGTTTCTTTTTACTTATAATTTCTTGTTGA
- the LOC114408508 gene encoding protein NLP4-like isoform X1, producing the protein MGDSGVTSSAATMMEAPPPDGTTTTATSMDFDYMGEFFLDGCWLEASADVSDFLLQSPSFSNPLFDPSLSWPALETNHNKSQDAAFGTQQESHNNIVSVVAGGGYSQQFQSETHSVEGVSEGVRRWWFAPSPIPSPGPGPSIMEKLIRALMWIKDYNRNKDMLIQIWVPIHKEGRPILAADDLLFSLESKSLNLAKYREISVTYEFSAEESDSKELARGLPGRVFRYKVPEWTPDVRFFRSDEYPRVDHAQEYDVRGTVAVPIFEQGSKTCLGVIEVVMTTQQINYGPELESVCKALEAVDLRSSKQLSIQNVKQACNRTYEAALPEIYEVLRSACEMHRLPLAQTWVPCVQQGKEGCRHSEDNYLLCISPVEHACYVGDPSIRSFHEACTEHHLLKGEGVAGGAFMTNQPCFSDDITSLSKKDYPLSHYARLFGLHAAVAIRLRSIYNSTDDFVLEFFLPVDCNDSEEQRKMLTALSIIIQRVCRSLRVIRDKELEEANLSVDEVIALADSGFARNAIFSEPQYKGMVASLDAEEKSSETMGRKFSDLRQQQESPILKGNLDCVKECSTSVEGNLSSLGTNKTGERRRAKAEKTITLQVLRQYFAGSLKDAAKNIGVCTTTLKRICRQHGIKRWPSRKIKKVGHSLQKLQLVINSVQGASGAFQIGSFYSNFPDLASPNLSGTGFFSTLNQSDYPNSTSTQPDHGSLSPEGASKSPSSSCSQSSISSHSCSSMSELQQHRTANGAGNKVSTTVSEDSAGVVLKRISSEAELKSLSQDRAKLLPRSQSQETLGEHPKTQYQQPLLKTSSSKVDSHRVKVAYGDEKTRFRMPKSWGYEDLLQEIARRFNVSDMSKFDVKYLDDDCEWVLLTCDADLEECIDVCQSSESGTIKLSLQPSSHSMRSSLEFR; encoded by the exons ATGGGAGATAGTGGTGTGACATCATCTGCTGCTACCATGATGGAAGCTCCACCACCTGatggaacaacaacaacagcaacttCAATGGATTTTGATTACATGGGTGAGTTTTTCTTAGATGGGTGCTGGTTGGAAGCCTCTGCCGATGTATCTGACTTCTTGCTGCAAAGTCCTTCCTTTTCCAATCCCCTCTTTGACCCTTCATTATCCTGGCCTGCCTTGGAGACCAACCACAATAAATCCCAGGATGCTGCTTTTGGGACTCAACAAGAAAGTCATAACAACATCGTTAGTGTTGTTGCTGGTGGTGGTTATAGTCAGCAGTTTCAGTCTGAGACTCATTCAGTTGAAGGTGTATCTGAAGGTGTCAGAAGGTGGTGGTTTGCACCCTCACCCATACCTAGTCCTGGACCTGGGCCTTCTATAATGGAGAAGCTAATAAGGGCCCTCATGTGGATCAAAGATTACAACAGGAACAAAGATATGCTTATACAGATTTGGGTGCCAATTCATAAAGAGGGTAGGCCGATTCTTGCGGCTGATGACCTTCTGTTCTCACTTGAATCCAAGTCTCTGAATCTTGCAAAGTACCGCGAAATCTCTGTGACATATGAGTTCTCTGCAGAGGAGAGTGACTCCAAGGAGTTGGCGCGGGGATTGCCTGGTCGAGTGTTTAGGTACAAGGTTCCTGAGTGGACTCCTGATGTTAGATTCTTTAGGAGTGATGAGTATCCAAGAGTTGACCATGCTCAAGAGTATGATGTGCGTGGAACGGTGGCGGTTCCAATCTTTGAACAAGGAAGCAAGACGTGCTTGGGGGTTATTGAGGTTGTGATGACTACTCAGCAGATCAACTATGGTCCTGAACTTGAGAGTGTTTGCAAAGCACTTGAG GCTGTTGATCTTAGAAGCTCAAAACAATTAAGTATTCAGAATGTGAAG cagGCATGCAATAGGACCTATGAAGCTGCACTACCTGAGATTTATGAGGTGTTGAGATCTGCTTGTGAAATGCACAGATTACCTTTAGCTCAAACTTGGGTCCCATGTGTACAACAAGGCAAAGAGGGGTGCCGGCACTCTGAAGATAATTATCTACTCTGCATATCTCCTGTGGAGCATGCTTGCTATGTTGGTGATCCCTCTATTAGGTCTTTTCATGAGGCTTGCACTGAGCATCACTTGTTAAAAGGTGAAGGTGTTGCTGGGGGAGCTTTTATGACAAACCAGCCGTGCTTCTCAGATGACATAACTTCCTTAAGCAAGAAAGACTATCCACTGTCTCATTATGCAAGATTGTTTGGATTGCACGCTGCTGTTGCCATACGCCTTCGAAGCATCTATAATAGCACAGATGACTTTGTTCTAGAGTTCTTCTTGCCTGTAGATTGCAATGACAGTGAAGAGCAGAGAAAGATGCTTACTGCACTGTCCATCATTATACAAAGGGTTTGTCGCAGCCTGCGCGTTATAAGAGACAAGGAATTAGAGGAAGCTAACTTGTCAGTTGATGAAGTGATAGCCCTTGCAGATAGTGGATTTGCTAGGAATGCAATTTTTTCGGAACCCCAATACAAAGGGATGGTCGCCTCATTGGATgctgaagaaaaatcaagtgaaACAATGGGTAGAAAATTCTCTGACCTAAGGCAGCAACAAGAAAGTCCTATTTTAAAAGGAAACCTTGACTGTGTTAAGGAGTGTTCTACGTCTGTTGAGGGTAACTTATCAAGTTTGGGAACAAATAAAACTGGAGAGAGAAGACGTGCCAAAGCAGAGAAAACTATCACTTTGCAAGTTCTTAGACAATATTTTGCTGGAAGCCTAAAAGATGCTGCCAAGAATATTGGTG TTTGTACTACAACTTTGAAAAGGATCTGCCGGCAACATGGGATAAAGCGTTGGCCTTCTCGAAAGATCAAAAAGGTTGGTCACTCTCTACAAAAACTTCAACTTGTCATCAACTCAGTTCAAGGTGCCTCTGGTGCATTTCAAATCGGTTCCTTCTATTCAAACTTCCCGGATCTAGCTTCTCCAAATTTATCAGGAACTGGCTTCTTCTCAACTTTGAATCAAAGTGATTATCCAAACTCAACAAGCACACAGCCAGATCATGGCTCATTGAGCCCAGAAGGTGCATCAAAATCGCCATCTTCATCGTGCAGTCAGAGTTCCATTTCAAGCCATTCCTGCTCCAGCATGTCAGAGCTACAACAGCATCGCACAGCTAACGGTGCTGGTAACAAAGTTTCCACCACGGTTAGTGAAGATTCTGCTGGTGTTGTGTTGAAGAGGATCAGTAGCGAGGCAGAGCTTAAAAGCCTTAGTCAAGATAGAGCAAAGCTCTTGCCAAGATCACAAAGCCAGGAAACACTTGGTGAACACCCTAAAACTCAGTATCAACAGCCTTTATTGAAAACCAGTAGCAGCAAGGTGGATTCTCACAGAGTAAAAGTCGCATATGGAGATGAGAAAACCCGGTTTCGGATGCCGAAGAGTTGGGGCTATGAAGATCTTCTGCAGGAAATTGCAAGGAGATTTAATGTGAGTGACATGAGCAAATTTGATGTCAAATACTTGGATGATGACTGTGAGTGGGTACTACTCACTTGTGATGCTGATTTAGAGGAGTGCATTGATGTTTGTCAATCTTCCGAGAGTGGTACCATCAAACTTAGTCTACAACCTTCTAGTCATAGTATGAGAAGTTCTTTAGAATTTAGATAA
- the LOC114408511 gene encoding uncharacterized protein LOC114408511 isoform X2: MIADSACSKSHRMVLPSNLWSISWVSWKIRATQALVYGIGLSEERHGQAAGRRLLGLVRGQPLCDDGQLFSAMVVRKPLGTELLTKANFNWKITWASKLEKCYCIVVLPQNELEVKAEDTTYTIPCLLLLPNSTQVLCILSIPYSLYMQGPMFWAMMISEQKVAHLALKPLGRNNAIDGTCGVGTKEPQLIFASADSESYIVYLGSHSHGPNPSASDLESATNSHYKLLGSHLGKEWNASGPMHVDLLEGALQRQTSVELQTNLWSPWLSKDGSLVLSVQNHLERKN; this comes from the exons ATGATAGCCGACTCGGCGTGCTCCAAGAGCCACCGGATGGTCTTGCCGTCGAACTTGTGGTCGATCTCTTGGGTCAGCTGGAAGATCCGGGCGACGCAGGCGTTGGTCTACGGCATTGGTCTCTCCGAGGAGAGACATGGCCAAGCTGCAGGTCGGCGTCTCCTTGGTCTGGTGCGAGGGCAACCGTTGTGTGACGACGGACAACTCTTCTCTGCCATGGTGGTTCGCAAGCCGTTGGGCACTGAATTGTTAACAAAGGCAAACTTCAATTG gAAAATAACTTGGGCCTCAAAGCTTGAGAAGTGTTATTGCATCGTTGTTCTACCACAAAATGAGTTGGAAGTGAAAGCAGAAGACACAACATACACTATACCATGCCTTCTGCTCCTTCCAAACTCTACGCAGGTTCTCTGCATTCTCTCAATCCCTTATTCACTATATATGCAGGGTCCGATGTTTTGGGCGATGATGATATCAGAGCAGAAGGTGGCTCATTTGGCATTGAAGCCGTTGGGGAGGAACAATGCAATTGATGGAACGTGTGGAGTTGGAACGAAAGAACCCCAGCTTATTTTCGCTTCTGCAGACAGTGAg TCTTATATTGTATACTTAGGATCACATTCTCATGGCCCAAACCCTTCAGCAAGTGATCTTGAGTCTGCAACGAATTCCCATTACAAATTATTAGGCTCACACTTGGGGAAG GAGTGGAATGCTTCGGGGCCTATGCACGTGGATTTGCTAGAGGGTGCCTTGCAACGCCAAACA TCAGTTGAACTCCAAACTAATCTCTGGTCTCCCTGGCTTTCCAAGGATGGAAGTCTTGTACTGAGCGTCCAAAACCACCTT GAAAGGAAAAATTAA
- the LOC114408508 gene encoding protein NLP4-like isoform X2, producing MGDSGVTSSAATMMEAPPPDGTTTTATSMDFDYMGEFFLDGCWLEASADVSDFLLQSPSFSNPLFDPSLSWPALETNHNKSQDAAFGTQQESHNNIVSVVAGGGYSQQFQSETHSVEGVSEGVRRWWFAPSPIPSPGPGPSIMEKLIRALMWIKDYNRNKDMLIQIWVPIHKEGRPILAADDLLFSLESKSLNLAKYREISVTYEFSAEESDSKELARGLPGRVFRYKVPEWTPDVRFFRSDEYPRVDHAQEYDVRGTVAVPIFEQGSKTCLGVIEVVMTTQQINYGPELESVCKALEAVDLRSSKQLSIQNVKACNRTYEAALPEIYEVLRSACEMHRLPLAQTWVPCVQQGKEGCRHSEDNYLLCISPVEHACYVGDPSIRSFHEACTEHHLLKGEGVAGGAFMTNQPCFSDDITSLSKKDYPLSHYARLFGLHAAVAIRLRSIYNSTDDFVLEFFLPVDCNDSEEQRKMLTALSIIIQRVCRSLRVIRDKELEEANLSVDEVIALADSGFARNAIFSEPQYKGMVASLDAEEKSSETMGRKFSDLRQQQESPILKGNLDCVKECSTSVEGNLSSLGTNKTGERRRAKAEKTITLQVLRQYFAGSLKDAAKNIGVCTTTLKRICRQHGIKRWPSRKIKKVGHSLQKLQLVINSVQGASGAFQIGSFYSNFPDLASPNLSGTGFFSTLNQSDYPNSTSTQPDHGSLSPEGASKSPSSSCSQSSISSHSCSSMSELQQHRTANGAGNKVSTTVSEDSAGVVLKRISSEAELKSLSQDRAKLLPRSQSQETLGEHPKTQYQQPLLKTSSSKVDSHRVKVAYGDEKTRFRMPKSWGYEDLLQEIARRFNVSDMSKFDVKYLDDDCEWVLLTCDADLEECIDVCQSSESGTIKLSLQPSSHSMRSSLEFR from the exons ATGGGAGATAGTGGTGTGACATCATCTGCTGCTACCATGATGGAAGCTCCACCACCTGatggaacaacaacaacagcaacttCAATGGATTTTGATTACATGGGTGAGTTTTTCTTAGATGGGTGCTGGTTGGAAGCCTCTGCCGATGTATCTGACTTCTTGCTGCAAAGTCCTTCCTTTTCCAATCCCCTCTTTGACCCTTCATTATCCTGGCCTGCCTTGGAGACCAACCACAATAAATCCCAGGATGCTGCTTTTGGGACTCAACAAGAAAGTCATAACAACATCGTTAGTGTTGTTGCTGGTGGTGGTTATAGTCAGCAGTTTCAGTCTGAGACTCATTCAGTTGAAGGTGTATCTGAAGGTGTCAGAAGGTGGTGGTTTGCACCCTCACCCATACCTAGTCCTGGACCTGGGCCTTCTATAATGGAGAAGCTAATAAGGGCCCTCATGTGGATCAAAGATTACAACAGGAACAAAGATATGCTTATACAGATTTGGGTGCCAATTCATAAAGAGGGTAGGCCGATTCTTGCGGCTGATGACCTTCTGTTCTCACTTGAATCCAAGTCTCTGAATCTTGCAAAGTACCGCGAAATCTCTGTGACATATGAGTTCTCTGCAGAGGAGAGTGACTCCAAGGAGTTGGCGCGGGGATTGCCTGGTCGAGTGTTTAGGTACAAGGTTCCTGAGTGGACTCCTGATGTTAGATTCTTTAGGAGTGATGAGTATCCAAGAGTTGACCATGCTCAAGAGTATGATGTGCGTGGAACGGTGGCGGTTCCAATCTTTGAACAAGGAAGCAAGACGTGCTTGGGGGTTATTGAGGTTGTGATGACTACTCAGCAGATCAACTATGGTCCTGAACTTGAGAGTGTTTGCAAAGCACTTGAG GCTGTTGATCTTAGAAGCTCAAAACAATTAAGTATTCAGAATGTGAAG GCATGCAATAGGACCTATGAAGCTGCACTACCTGAGATTTATGAGGTGTTGAGATCTGCTTGTGAAATGCACAGATTACCTTTAGCTCAAACTTGGGTCCCATGTGTACAACAAGGCAAAGAGGGGTGCCGGCACTCTGAAGATAATTATCTACTCTGCATATCTCCTGTGGAGCATGCTTGCTATGTTGGTGATCCCTCTATTAGGTCTTTTCATGAGGCTTGCACTGAGCATCACTTGTTAAAAGGTGAAGGTGTTGCTGGGGGAGCTTTTATGACAAACCAGCCGTGCTTCTCAGATGACATAACTTCCTTAAGCAAGAAAGACTATCCACTGTCTCATTATGCAAGATTGTTTGGATTGCACGCTGCTGTTGCCATACGCCTTCGAAGCATCTATAATAGCACAGATGACTTTGTTCTAGAGTTCTTCTTGCCTGTAGATTGCAATGACAGTGAAGAGCAGAGAAAGATGCTTACTGCACTGTCCATCATTATACAAAGGGTTTGTCGCAGCCTGCGCGTTATAAGAGACAAGGAATTAGAGGAAGCTAACTTGTCAGTTGATGAAGTGATAGCCCTTGCAGATAGTGGATTTGCTAGGAATGCAATTTTTTCGGAACCCCAATACAAAGGGATGGTCGCCTCATTGGATgctgaagaaaaatcaagtgaaACAATGGGTAGAAAATTCTCTGACCTAAGGCAGCAACAAGAAAGTCCTATTTTAAAAGGAAACCTTGACTGTGTTAAGGAGTGTTCTACGTCTGTTGAGGGTAACTTATCAAGTTTGGGAACAAATAAAACTGGAGAGAGAAGACGTGCCAAAGCAGAGAAAACTATCACTTTGCAAGTTCTTAGACAATATTTTGCTGGAAGCCTAAAAGATGCTGCCAAGAATATTGGTG TTTGTACTACAACTTTGAAAAGGATCTGCCGGCAACATGGGATAAAGCGTTGGCCTTCTCGAAAGATCAAAAAGGTTGGTCACTCTCTACAAAAACTTCAACTTGTCATCAACTCAGTTCAAGGTGCCTCTGGTGCATTTCAAATCGGTTCCTTCTATTCAAACTTCCCGGATCTAGCTTCTCCAAATTTATCAGGAACTGGCTTCTTCTCAACTTTGAATCAAAGTGATTATCCAAACTCAACAAGCACACAGCCAGATCATGGCTCATTGAGCCCAGAAGGTGCATCAAAATCGCCATCTTCATCGTGCAGTCAGAGTTCCATTTCAAGCCATTCCTGCTCCAGCATGTCAGAGCTACAACAGCATCGCACAGCTAACGGTGCTGGTAACAAAGTTTCCACCACGGTTAGTGAAGATTCTGCTGGTGTTGTGTTGAAGAGGATCAGTAGCGAGGCAGAGCTTAAAAGCCTTAGTCAAGATAGAGCAAAGCTCTTGCCAAGATCACAAAGCCAGGAAACACTTGGTGAACACCCTAAAACTCAGTATCAACAGCCTTTATTGAAAACCAGTAGCAGCAAGGTGGATTCTCACAGAGTAAAAGTCGCATATGGAGATGAGAAAACCCGGTTTCGGATGCCGAAGAGTTGGGGCTATGAAGATCTTCTGCAGGAAATTGCAAGGAGATTTAATGTGAGTGACATGAGCAAATTTGATGTCAAATACTTGGATGATGACTGTGAGTGGGTACTACTCACTTGTGATGCTGATTTAGAGGAGTGCATTGATGTTTGTCAATCTTCCGAGAGTGGTACCATCAAACTTAGTCTACAACCTTCTAGTCATAGTATGAGAAGTTCTTTAGAATTTAGATAA